The stretch of DNA GCATGCCACCGCCTGCCCACCGCCAATGGCACCCAGCTGGAGTAGGGGGCAGGCCTCAgagttccccccacccctcaggcagGGTCTGGACATGAGGTGATGGGCAGAGGGAAGTATCAGGGAAGGCAGGTGAGGTTCCGGGAGGGCCAGGCAGAAGAGGAGATGCCATTTCAGGGGGGTGGGATTTGTCAGGAATGGGGTTACCACCTAGGGATGCCAGGCCCTGGTTTGTGATAAAGGTTGCGACGCCCCCACTCTCCCACACACTTGGAACCTGTGATCTTGACTCTTGGTCCTCCAAGGGGGCTGCAAAGCTGGATCTGCCTGGATCTTCTCAGTTGCTTTGTGTGACATTTTTCAGTGGGGAGCTAGGGTAGGCCCAAGGTCGAGAGGGTTCCTTTATCATACCCCACCCTCTAGGCAGCACCAGCTTAGAGTTCACCATCTAAGTTCCGGTTTCAGGAGAGCAGACCACTTAGATCTGAATCCAAAATTCACATACAAGACTGTCTGGGAGCAGTACAGGGTGCCTGATAAAGGAGGAAGGCCAGCAGAAAGGAAGGGCTTAGCTGTATCCCCTCTGCTATCCTCCTTCTCCATCTGCTGCTTCCTTCCCCAGATACCACAAATCATGGCAGAGCCTCCTCATCCTCTTGAGCATACAGCCTGAAATTCACAGAAAGATGAGGAGCATTAAAGCACTGCTCCCTAGCCCCCAAGCCTCAGTCTGCTCATCTCTGGAATGGGGATGATGATAATTCACACTCAGAGTGATCTTACAAGGATTTATTGGGGGCGTGGCATGCAGTAAGTGGGGGCCAATGCCTACTCACACTTCTAAAGGGTTTGGGGTTCCTTCTCCCATGTCCCCCTGACCTCCAAACCCCTGCTGCAGCTCTGTCTCTGCTTCCCTAGGGAGACGGGGGGCAAGTTCTGTCCCATGGATGGGGAAAATAGTTTCATGGACTAAGTGAGGTGAGGAATGTAAAAGTGTTTTGAAAGCAAACATTGTACTGCAGAGGGAAGTGATGGTAAATCATTAATTAGCCCCCTAGGTTCACCAGTACTCCAGGGTGCCAGGCCAGTCCTAGCAGGCTCAGAATCCTAAGCTCAGAATTCTGTGGATCTTAATTTAGAGAAGCAGCACAGCCTGACGTCGAAGAGCATGGGCTCCATAGCCCAGTGTCTCTGGTTCAAACCCAAGCTCCACcctcttcctagctgtgtgaacttaggaaagttactttacctctctgtgcttctgttttgAATCCCTAAAATGAGGATATGCAATTTTATGCCACCTCCTGCCACCAGCCCTAgggtggttgtgagaattaaatgtgatATTATATATGATGTACTTAGTACAGCGATGGGCACAAAACTAGCTCCATATGTGTTAGATATTATTGATTAAATATTCTAACACTGGCCTACTCCTCAACTCCATCTCAGGCCGTGTTCTTTGGAGTCTCTGGCTTCTTTGCCATGATCAGGGAGGTCAGAGCCAGGGCCCTGTAGTAGGCAGTTCCACCCTTTTCTGGTTGGGACAGGGGACAGTGatgggggtgggaagcagggcTCCAATAAGATGATTTTTGAACAGAGACCCAAAGGAAGTGAAGGTACAAGTCAAATGGATATGTGGGGATGAGTCTCCAAGCAgtgggaacagccagtgcaaaggtcctgagaaGGAAGTGTGCTCAGCACGGTTGGGATCAGCAGGGAAGCCGGTGTAGTCAGGGTGGGCGGACCACGAGGCGGAGAGCGGGAGGCAAGGGCACACAGAGTGTACTGGAAACGGTACGGAATTTGGAGTTTGTCCTCAGAATCCCACATGCTCTCCAGGAATCTCCTTGTGTTTCTGGGTGGGAATCTGCCTCTCCACTGCTTTCCCTGTTCCCTACCAATTGGGAGCCCCCAGGGGCAAGGGTAAAAGCCCTTGTCCTTGGCCCCCTAGATGCTGAGCTTACCTTGAGTAGATACTTGGCCTCCTCTTCCTTGGTTCTCCCATCCCCAAGGCGTTGCTCAGCATGGGGCCTCAAAATGTTCCTGTGTTGCCCATCATCACTGGCTGTTTGGTAGGATGTAACTTAAGGGCACAGTTGCCCACCTTGGCATAAACACCTCAGGAGAATGGAGCGGGGGACAAAATCCTTTTGCAGACTGAGGTAAAAGTGAAGTTCCCCACCTGATTTTCTTGGGGACTTGGGGACTTAGGCACATGGCAATGGTGCCATCCCATTGGCAAGGTGCTGTGTATGAGGTGGCCAGGAAAGCCACAGGCTCGACAGCATGAGGGGAATGTGGCCCAGCCAGAAAGCAGCCAgagcaggagaggctggggacCACGGAGCTGTGCCAAAGTGGGTCAGCTCCATCACCCGCAGCTCAGCAAGAATTGTgcgaattttttttccttgcctcctttttccctttgtgttcTCCTCCTCCGGACAGATTCACGAAGCTCCGTGGCCAATTAGGCCAAATTGCAGGATGAGAGATGAATCATGGTCAActcacttccccctccccaatGCTACAGCCCCCAAGAAGACAATAAATAACATaatcacagaattaaaaaaataatcagtggTCATAAATAATGCAGAATCTCAGTTATGTAACCATCTGCCTGGAGAgccaggagggaagaaaggaggtaGCAACTTGTCAAGAGAAGTGAGGGGCCCAGGGGCGAGCAAGGGAAGACAGGAGAAGGCAGAGGCTGTGGGACTCCCCAGGCCTCTGTCCTGGCTCCAGGGTTTtgtggaacacagccatgctttTCCTGGAGAGGCAGCTCGGCCAGGactggagggagggctgggacAGGCCATATTAGGATGTCTAGGACCATGGAACCTTTTCTCAGAAAAGAATCCCCCAGCAGTTTTTATTAAGCTGTCTGAACTCATCCACTTACTCAATGTCTGTATTTGTAAAGAGTGTCCCAAGCCCTGTATCAAACTGGGGATCCACTGGCGGGCAAGGCATTTTCTGGCCCACTCCTCATAGGGAGAAGACACCAAGCACATTATAACCTATATGCTCATAACGTTGTAGCCGTGATAAATACTGGATAATATGTGAAGGAAAGTTACAGGGTGCTTTGAGAGGCTCTCATAGGAAACCTTTCCTTACCTGGGGATCGAGGAAGACTTCCTTGTGGCACTGAGGTGGAGTGAGTAGGACAGGAGTGAGACATTTGGGCGAGGTGCAGAGGCAGCAGCGTGCTCAGACAGTTTGTGTGTCAGCGTGGTGAGGAGGCATGCCTGGGAGGGTGGAGAGCAAAGCGCCTTCGGCCAGATTTGGTGAGGGGTACTGTTTGGAGGTGCAAGAGTTTGGGAAGCAAACTCTTCAAGTCTCCAAGCAGTAGGAACAGCCAGTGTAAAGGTCCTGAGAAGGAAGTGTGCTCAGCATGGAAGTGCTCAGGAAGTACTGGAAGCAGAGTAGTGCCGAGGTCCTGTGGGCTAATTAGGAAGTTCCCTGAGTGCCGCGTGCAGCAGGAGCTGGACAGGAAGCTGCTGCTCACAGAGAGACTAGATGAGTTTGGATGCATTTGTTCAGGTGAGGGGAGCTGAGGCTGTGACCAGGACAGAAGTTGGGGATGCCCTTGGGTCAGGGCCTGGGCCCCCAGAGGATTCTGCCTCAGCCCtcacctgcccttccttcctAGTGTTCCCACTCGCCCACTGTAAGCAGGCAATTCATGTTCTTAAGGGACCGGGCCCAGAGTCAGGACTCCTGACTTCTGCTCTCAGCTCGGCTCCTTCCagtctctgggcctgtttctctAGCAGCACACACAGTAAGAAGGGTGGACGCAACAGCGtctccagtcccttctggctctgCACTCCAAGACAATCTCAAATTACATGTAGGCAAAATGATTATTAAATCTCAGAGAGAAATCACAAATTTCAAGATATCTCAAGCAGAGAGGCAGGTAGCATGGGGCCTCCTACCCCTGCCCTCCCACTGGCCCCATGAGACGCAGCACCAGGGACGGGCAGCAGGGCTGCGGCCGACCAGGCCCCACATGCAGCCCGGGTGCCCCTGGCACCTCACTCCCCTTTCCGATCCTCACTGTGTCATTCATCACATGAGTTTGACCTGTCCCACCTAATGAATGGAGCCAGATTGGCCCGTGGGCCTCAACCATTCAGCTTTTAGAAACTCTTCTGTGTCTGTTGCATCTGAAAACAGCCCTGCTTTAGGGAACATGGGTGCCACCCATGTGCTGGGGTTTGAAAGGCCCAACATGTCCCATCATTCTGCCACAGGCGCTGGATACGTCCCCATCAGCGTTATTCCTTTGGTAAAGAACTGACTCCCATCAGCTCTGGGGCCTGCTCATGTGTTAGTGCGCAGTGGTGTATGGTGAATACTGTTCCACATGCTTTCTGTGCCTCGAGTCCttaaatcctcacaacagcctaaCAGGCCTCAAATCCTCGCTGCAGTCTAACAAAGGAGAATGAGAATTCTTTGCTGAAGAAAGTTACACACAGAGACAATGAGTAACCTGGCTAAGGTCATAAAGCCGGTCagctgtggaccagggcagagccccAGGTGTGGCTCCGGAGCCCAGGTTCTCAGGTGCTTGTGCGTGCTGACTGCACTTGAATGCACATTCATGTATCTATTAAGTCCCTGTCCCCTGGGCAAGGAGAAGAGCATCATCCCACTTTACAATAGAGGAAACGGAGACTGGAGAGGGGAAAGCCAGACTTGGGACTTGAATCCAGGCCTCCCTCTTTGTCTTGCCTCCACACCTCCAGGGTGGAACCAGGGAGGGAATTctcagggggaaggggaagggcctgAACGAGGAGGCCTCTGGAGAAGATGGCTGGCGAGGGCCTCTTGGATGAGAGAAGTGAGTTCAGAACTGACAGCCTCAGGGATTTTGCCCTGTGCACCTTGGATCTTTCTCACAGGGTGTTAGGAATCCAGCTTCTAGGCGTGGCCTGGCCTCAGCCAACTCTGTCATCCATCACAGCTGAGTAATGTCACTCCAGGTTCCTACTAGTGTCACCTCCTTTTAGGCAGTAGCAGACTCTCAGCAGCTAGCTCAGTCAGGGCAGTCTGATTGGAGGGTGTGGCTTCCCAGAGGTACAAGCCCTCTCCTGAGGCCAGTGCCCTGAGGTGCTATTTCTTCATCAGCTTAACCCCAGGCCCTgaggtcagtggttctcagttTGTCCCCAGACTAACAGCAGCAGGACAGGGAAGCCTGTTAGAACTGCACCTTCTTGGGCCTTACCCAgaacttactgaatcagaaactctggggagtGGGCTGATGTACACTCCAATTGGAGAGTCCTAATTCTAGGCCAGGGTCCCCACCAGCCCTCAGGTTGGGGGAGCTTGGGTTGAGCAAGGGCTTCTGGGTCATGCAGTCTTCTCTGTGATAGGGGGAGTCGTTGGAATGGGAGACGTAACAAGGGATGGCCAGACTGGAGGGTGGGGCCCCATGCCCACTGCCTGCCCAAACCCAGAAATCACAGTAACACTCAGAGCAGTGTCCGGACTTGCAGGGCATGGCAAAGGCAGGAATCTCAGCTTCCCCGGTGACTGGTGCCTCAGTTCCATTATCGGTGACCTCAGGAAGTGATGATCTCATGGGTGGAAAGTCTGACACAGAGTGGGTTCTCAGAGATGGGAGATGATGTCTCTTTTATCACCATTGCCCCATAGGCCCATTTCACTCCCCCTGTCATGGTTCCTCATGAAGCTGTGGTGAAGTTGGCAGGGTTGAGGTTGTCAGGCCTACTTGGTGGCAAAGGATGTGGAGGTCCAGAGAAGCTGTGTGACTTACCCAAAGACACACAAAGCAGTGTCTGAGCCTGGAACCCAGGTGTCTTGACTCCCCCAGCTCTTCTGCAGGCCTCAGACAAGTGTTCCAGCTACTCTTGACCTGGGGCTGTGGGGATGGGCATCCCTACGCATTGACACCCCAAGTCAGCTTCCCCAGTCACTCCTGGGATCTCAGAGACTGGAAGAACCTTGGAGATCAACCACTTTGGCCAACTCCCCATTTACAGATTGGAAAACTGAGACCTAAGTGGGAAATTGACCAGGTCACCTGCATGGACCCCCTGATCCAGTAATGCCCTGATCCCACTGTACACATCTCACTGACCCAGACGCTTCCTGACCCCCCAGTTTTTGCCTTCGCTTTCCTCCTTTACTTTGGAGGACTCCTCGCCAGACCTCTAGCACATCCCTGGACAGCAGAGGTCCACAATAAAGATTTGTCAGCTAGGGACTGCACTGGGTCGTTAATTGACTGATTGGCCTCTGGGTAGGGATATTGGAGAGGCACCGAGTGCTGGCCCTGGGCTTGCTCACTCCCTTCGTATGGCTTTGTCCCTGGGTCTCTTGGTTCCTCCATTTCGTTTTTGAtgttttgctattttgtttttggCCTGAAGCCTCTCTCCTCTCGATGGTCCTCTCCCTACATCTCTGATTGGgtctcccctttcccctcaccATCTCCACCCCTGAACCATGTGCTGACAGTTGTCTGGGCCAGGGCATGTCCTGCGGCAGGCCTGCCTGCGTGGGGTCAGCTTCAGTCCttctggggtgggtgggctgcagTGACCTCACAGCTGAACTGCACCCCCAACCCTGACTGCATTTAACAGGCAGCTCTTGGCCCGGGAGGGATGGGTTTTTATGTTGCTTACTGAATAATGATTGTTGTATTCCTTCCCCAGCAAGCCAGGATTGCTTGGCCAGTCaccagaggccaggcagaggaaggagggagaaggctCTGGggtgcatgggggtggggtggtaggGACCTTAGGGGGACATTTGCTAACCAGCTGCACAGGCAGATCCAGGGTGTTTCCTAATGGTCACCCCatatcatttttctctctgaGGATGGGTAGACCTGTCAGCCCTCCACTGAGTGGACTTGCTGGCATCTCTCAGCCTTCTTTAAATGGCCCCTTATTGGTCAAAGGAAGCGGAACAACAGCTGGCTTTGGGGGCACAGGGTGTGTGAATGGACGGGGGCAGGGCTGGAAGGCAGTCCCCCTGCTACCAACAGACCACGGAGTGGAAGACTGGAATGGCAGGGGCAAGTCCTAGTCTATTCTGGGCTCTCCACAGGGCAGACAAGCCTGTGACTTCAAGTGTAGTCACCACCCTGTAGGGTCATCAGCTGGGGGATGTGGGAAGGGGGACATGCTCACACGTAAGTGACACCAGGTGCTACCTGGCCCTTctcatgtctctgcccttccccgGCCAGGTGGTGAGCCAGATAGATAAGCTGACCTCGGACTTCGACTTTGAACTGGAGCCGGACGACTGGACCACGGCCACTGTGAGCAGCACCTCCAGCAGTGACAAGGCCGGTGTGGGCGGCCCCTTTGACCTGGGTCACCTGGACTTCATGACTGCCGACATCCTCTCAGACAGCTGGGAGTTCTGCTCCTTCCTGGATGTCTCTACCCCCTCGGACTCTGTGGATGGCCCTGAGCTGACCCGACCAGGGGCTGGCCCTGACTACCGACTCATGAATGGCGGCACGCCCATCCCTAATGGGCCGCGGGTAGAGACCCCGGACTCTTCCAGTGAGGAGGCCTTCAGCACTGGCCCTGTTAAGGGCCAGCTGCCCCAGCGGACCCCAGGCACACGGGAGAGAGTGCGGTTCAGTGACAAAGTGCTCTACCATGCTCTGTGCTGTGATGATGAGGAGGGGGACGGCGAAGAGGTGGcagcagaggaggaggtgggccTGTCCCCAGAGCCTCCTAGAACAGAGGCCCACGGGGGCCCCCTCAAGACCTCTCTGGCCCCCAACAAGCCAAGGCGCTCTGTACTTACTGGCCGATGCTCGGCCCCTACCTTGGCCCCTGAGCAGACCCGAAGGGTCACAAGGAACAGCAGCACCCAAACGGTTTCAGACAAGAGCACGCAGACAGTGCTTCCCTACACAGCCACCAGGCAGAAAGCCAAGGGGAAAAACTAagggccagggaggggacagggggatGGTGGGTACATagagttataaatatatatatacatatatatttaaacaaacacagtcataataaaattttaaaatgccgAGGATCCAGCCCCACAGGCCCCCAAGCTTTCTCGGAGCTCATCTCAGGCACAGAGATGCCGACTTGCCTCCCAGACCCCAGGAAGTGTGTCAGAACTTCCTTCCCGCCCCTCTCATTGCAGGGCTCCTAAGGGGGGCAGTCCAAACTTAGGTAAATTAGGTGGGCTAGGTCTAACCTGGGGCTCCTCTGGAGTCTGGCTGCTGGCCTGGGCCACATCCTTGTGGGACTGGTGTGCGGGAGGCGGGCTCTGAAGGAGCCGTTTCCAAGGCCAGGGCTAGCAGTGTGTGGAGGGGTCGGTAGGACTgagggcctggggcagcagcacTCCACCTCAGCCAAGGGTCACGCCTTCTGCTCCATGGCAGATCTTGCCTCTCCTTCCCCAAGGATATATACAACGCTACCCCAAGCCCCCATCTCAGGGTTGCCCAGGACACAAAGGGAGCAGGCTGCTCCCATGGGCCAGGCCTGCATGCTGGGAAGCTGGGCTTTCACAGACCCTGCAGGATTAGGCTGGGCTGGGTAGGGGTTTAGAGAACCTGGACCACTCCCAAACCTTTCTGTTCCATGCTCGGCCCTGTCCACCAGGGATCAGAGACTCACAGCAGAGCCTCAGCCATCCTGTGGCTCAGCCCTGAGCGCAGCCGAGATCCATGTGAGAAAGGAGGCAGCAGCCACCACGGGCCACAGACAGGCCACTGACCTCAGCAGGCAGGCAGCCTCTAGAGGAATCCAGTGGCCTTGCCTCTACACACTGGGACCCTGAGCCCACCTTGGCAGGTCATGAATGACACCAACAGAGACGAGGTAGGAGCCTAGCAGCACCAGGGCTTCACCTAGGGGGTGGTCCGTGTAGATACAGTATCTGAATATTCTAGGGCTGATAACCCAAACTGTTGCTCACATTCATTAAGCAGATCTCTAAGCTGCTACTGTGCCAAATGCATTTCATagcataatctcatttaatcttcacaaaacccCGACAAGACAGGAATTAtagctatcctcatttttcaaatgagaagaCTCATGttcacagaggttaagtaactggcccaaggtcacagagcctgtGCTACCCTGCCCCCATGAGCATGTGGTTTCCAGGCCATACCTGGCTCTGATATCTAGTAGccgtgtgaccttaggcaagtccattcacctctctgagcctatctacctcatctatgaaatgggtcTGATAGTGTTCACCTACCTCACCAGCTACTGTGGGGCTTTGACAAGATGCTGACTGTGAAAGCACTTGGTAAAGGCCAAGACACTGAGCATGTATTGTTGTCAGTGGGACCCCAGCGCCGATTCCAGTGTTTTCCAGGGCTGGGAGCCCTGAGTGAGGTGGGAAGGAACCTACTGCTGCCAACTGGGAGCTGCTTCTGGGTCACAGCACGATGGCCTCCCACTTGCTCAGAGCAGGGAGGTGGCGGTGATGGCAGTGCAAGGATGTCACTCCCTACAGCACACTCAATGAAGGCAGAGGCACAGCCTGCCAGGAGGGGTATCTGCTCTGCACGTGGGTGCCCAGGAGAGCCTGGCAGAAGAGACACTCTGCA from Phyllostomus discolor isolate MPI-MPIP mPhyDis1 chromosome 1, mPhyDis1.pri.v3, whole genome shotgun sequence encodes:
- the INSYN1 gene encoding inhibitory synaptic factor 1, producing the protein MNIRGTLDLGQPSDDPSSGGERERIRQRMKMVIGQLEGILRELKEVAKELREVVSQIDKLTSDFDFELEPDDWTTATVSSTSSSDKAGVGGPFDLGHLDFMTADILSDSWEFCSFLDVSTPSDSVDGPELTRPGAGPDYRLMNGGTPIPNGPRVETPDSSSEEAFSTGPVKGQLPQRTPGTRERVRFSDKVLYHALCCDDEEGDGEEVAAEEEVGLSPEPPRTEAHGGPLKTSLAPNKPRRSVLTGRCSAPTLAPEQTRRVTRNSSTQTVSDKSTQTVLPYTATRQKAKGKN